In one Pseudomonadales bacterium genomic region, the following are encoded:
- the nqrC gene encoding NADH:ubiquinone reductase (Na(+)-transporting) subunit C → MTTATGTPQPPRTESVSRTMIIVVCVALVCSALVTTAVQILHPIQAAYAAIERNRAIVVAAGLVSSEADDAEVVAAFLTLDARVMARDSGRWVEEIDGRTYDHWKVDADQPGRYLPVYLVVNDGQIDRVVVPVDGKGMWSTLYGFLALKSDLNTISSLVIYEHGETPGIGDRIQDPQWLAQWQGKRLRDAGGALKIDVSPDTVLPEIHRIDTITGATVTARAVGRMVQDRIQEYDAILQQLSLTAAGGQSR, encoded by the coding sequence GTGACCACCGCGACCGGCACCCCTCAACCGCCCCGGACTGAGTCCGTCAGCCGCACCATGATCATCGTCGTGTGCGTCGCCCTGGTCTGCTCCGCCCTGGTCACCACCGCGGTGCAGATACTGCATCCGATACAGGCCGCGTACGCGGCCATCGAGCGCAATAGAGCGATCGTGGTCGCCGCCGGCCTCGTCTCGAGTGAGGCGGATGACGCCGAAGTAGTGGCGGCCTTTCTCACACTGGACGCCCGGGTCATGGCGCGCGACAGCGGTAGGTGGGTAGAGGAGATCGATGGGCGCACTTACGATCACTGGAAGGTGGATGCTGATCAGCCTGGCCGCTACCTGCCCGTCTATCTGGTTGTTAACGACGGACAGATCGACAGGGTGGTAGTGCCCGTCGACGGCAAAGGCATGTGGTCGACCCTGTATGGGTTCCTGGCGCTGAAGTCTGATCTGAACACCATTTCCAGCCTGGTCATATACGAGCACGGCGAGACGCCAGGCATCGGCGACCGGATTCAGGATCCACAGTGGCTGGCTCAGTGGCAGGGTAAACGACTCCGGGATGCCGGTGGCGCGCTGAAGATCGACGTCAGTCCGGACACCGTGCTGCCGGAAATTCATCGCATCGACACCATCACCGGCGCCACAGTTACCGCTCGTGCTGTGGGGCGAATGGTTCAGGATCGCATCCAGGAGTATGACGCTATCCTCCAGCAGCTGAGTCTGACAGCAGCCGGAGGTCAATCCCGGTGA
- a CDS encoding RnfABCDGE type electron transport complex subunit D: MAIQIHAPATARHLFHSLVWASLPAALIGIWNLGFQLLTAQAAPTLFAGLHLAPDPDSIISCLAAGAVVMAPLLATATLVSGFWAWGFSTLRRVPVDAAWFPMAWLFVLLLPPSTSLPAAALAMSFAAVVGAHIFGGSGRYLASPALLGALFLTMSYPEFAATPLSLSEASITSSWAQFAANGIQDNALLPYALGREIGAIGAVSAFACLAGALYLIYAGTASWRIVAGGILGAMIFSTVLSWTGIEATLPGQWHLALGNLAFTLAFLVTDPGAAPLTRPSRWLLGFTTGALTVLIRTLDPVHPEAVLHAALLSMLAVPLWDYLVVRRATARGPAARARGPSARGASRTVVPM, translated from the coding sequence ATGGCGATCCAGATTCATGCACCCGCAACGGCCCGCCACCTCTTCCATTCGCTGGTCTGGGCTTCGCTACCCGCAGCCCTCATCGGTATCTGGAATCTGGGTTTTCAGCTGCTCACTGCACAGGCCGCGCCGACGCTCTTCGCAGGACTTCATCTGGCTCCCGATCCAGACTCGATCATCAGCTGCCTCGCTGCAGGCGCAGTAGTGATGGCGCCTCTGCTGGCAACAGCCACCCTGGTCTCCGGATTCTGGGCCTGGGGCTTCTCCACACTGCGGCGTGTGCCGGTGGATGCCGCCTGGTTTCCCATGGCCTGGTTGTTCGTGCTGCTGCTGCCCCCTTCAACCTCACTGCCTGCAGCCGCTCTGGCGATGAGTTTTGCCGCAGTCGTCGGCGCGCACATCTTCGGAGGCAGCGGGCGCTACCTGGCCAGCCCGGCGCTCCTTGGTGCGCTGTTCCTCACGATGAGCTATCCGGAGTTTGCTGCAACACCGCTGAGTCTGTCGGAGGCGTCCATCACCTCCTCCTGGGCGCAGTTCGCTGCCAATGGTATTCAGGACAACGCCCTGCTCCCCTATGCCCTCGGTCGGGAGATCGGTGCCATCGGCGCGGTGTCCGCATTCGCCTGCCTCGCCGGCGCCCTGTACCTGATCTACGCGGGCACAGCTTCCTGGCGGATCGTGGCCGGCGGCATCCTGGGCGCCATGATTTTTTCCACCGTCCTGTCGTGGACCGGTATTGAAGCCACCCTGCCCGGACAGTGGCATCTCGCCCTGGGTAACCTCGCATTCACTCTGGCCTTTCTGGTCACAGATCCGGGTGCTGCGCCTCTGACCCGCCCGTCCCGCTGGCTGCTCGGCTTCACCACCGGCGCGCTGACCGTCCTGATCCGCACACTGGATCCCGTACACCCGGAAGCCGTGCTTCACGCGGCATTGCTGAGCATGCTGGCAGTGCCGCTGTGGGACTACCTGGTGGTACGTCGGGCAACTGCGCGCGGACCAGCGGCCCGTGCGCGCGGCCCCAGCGCCCGTGGGGCCTCCCGCACCGTGGTGCCGATGTGA